A genome region from Euphorbia lathyris chromosome 4, ddEupLath1.1, whole genome shotgun sequence includes the following:
- the LOC136226815 gene encoding B3 domain-containing transcription factor VRN1-like, with protein MASDRRRNNQPLSEPERPRFFKLILDDQGKLVFPRKFVRNHGHHLSSHVMLKVPSGAKWEVDVIKSDGQIWLQKGWPEFVKYYSISYAHFLVFEYEKENGDFNVTIFDKTATEIEYPSSFSHEKNMVDEAKEPDVSVQISDPPSRKTLTRHIPKGNRKKLIEKESSSKEQNLVLSNPPQAAKNFNSPNPSFKAPIISDCLNRGRLYITRTFFKNIEPGTKATMLEVNNRFWPVKLLNYPHLGRAALSAGWKAFAKDNSLNVGDVCSFEMINTSDQTLLMKVSIARDSPICLLTNGDDEKLECPVSKVEETRIEIPDKLSSKRKEKSPLSSSRPRKDMKNVENFTDMIGEDTIVEVKKEKGIHTEIPTLIGGSACSLVVFDMKEKQ; from the exons ATGGCTTCTGACAGGAGGAGAAACAATCAACCGCTGTCTGAACCAGAGAGACCTCGGTTTTTTAAGCTAATTCTTGATGATCAAGGGAAATTG GTCTTTCCAAGAAAATTTGTAAGAAATCATGGACATCATCTGTCAAGCCATGTGATGTTGAAGGTCCCTAGTGGTGCAAAATGGGAAGTTGACGTAATAAAAAGTGACGGTCAGATTTGGTTACAAAAGGGATGGCCAGAATTTGTTAAATATTACTCAATTTCTTATGCACATTTTCTAGTATTTGAATATGAAAAGGAGAATGGTGATTTCAATGTTACAATATTTGATAAAACTGCCACAGAGATAGAATATCCATCCAGTTTCAGTCATGAGAAGAATATGGTTGATGAAGCAAAAGAACCTGATGTTTCTGTTCAAATATCGGACCCGCCATCAAGAAAAACATTGACCCGCCATATTCCCAAAG GTAATAGAAAGAAATTGATAGAGAAAGAAAGTAGCAGCAAGGAACAAAACCTTGTACTTTCAAATCCTCCTCAAGCTGCCAAAAACTTTAACTCTCCAAATCCATCCTTCAAAGCACCAATTATATCAGACTGTCTGAATCGTGGGAGATTG TACATTACCAGAACTTTTTTCAAGAACATCGAGCCAGGAACAAAAGCCACAATGTTAGAGGTTAACAATAGATTTTGGCCTGTGAAACTGCTTAATTATCCACATCTTGGGAGAGCGGCACTATCTGCAGGATGGAAGGCCTTTGCAAAGGACAATTCTCTGAATGTGGGAGATGTTTGCTCCTTTGAAATGATTAATACTAGTGATCAAACTCTGCTGATGAAGGTTTCCATTGCGAGGGATTCACCCATATGTTTACTAACTAATGGAGATGATGAAAAACTAGAATGCCCAGTGTCTAAGGTTGAAGAAACCCGAATTGAAATTCCTGATAAGCtatcaagcaaaagaaaagagaaatcaCCATTATCATCTTCTCGGCCTCGTAAGGATATGAAAAATGTAGAGAATTTCACTGACATGATAGGGGAAG ATACTATCGTTGaagtaaagaaagaaaagggtatTCATACTGAAATTCCTACTTTAATCGG AGGGTCTGCCTGCTCACTCGTGGTGTTCGACATGAAGGAAAAGCAATGA
- the LOC136227535 gene encoding B3 domain-containing transcription factor VRN1-like encodes MASDRRRNNQPLSEPERPRFFKLILDDQGKLVFPRKFVRNHGHHLSSHVMLKVPSGAKWEVDVIKSDGQIWLQKGWPEFVKYYSISYAHFLVFEYEKENGDFNVTIFDKTATEIEYPSSFSHEKNMVDEAKEPDVSVQISDPPSRKTLTRHIPKGNRKKLIEKESSSKEQNLVLSNPPQAAKNFNSPNPSFKAPIISDCLNRGRLYITRTFFKNIEPGTKATMLEVNNRCWPVKLLNYPHLGRAALSAGWKAFAKDNSLNVGDVCSFEMINTSDQTLLMKVSIARDSPICLLTNGDDEKLEFPVSKVEETRTEIPVKVSSKRKEKSPLSSSQHHRKMKNIENFTDITGEGTIVEVKKEKGIHTEIPTLIGRGSACSLEVSDIKEKQ; translated from the exons ATGGCTTCTGACAGGAGGAGAAACAATCAACCGCTGTCTGAACCAGAGAGACCTCGGTTTTTTAAGCTAATTCTTGATGATCAAGGGAAATTG GTCTTTCCAAGAAAATTTGTAAGAAATCATGGACATCATCTGTCAAGCCATGTGATGTTGAAGGTCCCTAGTGGTGCAAAATGGGAAGTTGACGTAATAAAAAGTGACGGTCAGATTTGGTTACAAAAGGGATGGCCAGAATTTGTTAAATATTACTCAATTTCTTATGCACATTTTCTAGTATTTGAATATGAAAAGGAGAATGGTGATTTCAATGTTACAATATTTGATAAAACTGCCACAGAGATAGAATATCCATCCAGTTTCAGTCATGAGAAGAATATGGTTGATGAAGCAAAAGAACCTGATGTTTCTGTTCAAATATCGGACCCGCCATCAAGAAAAACATTGACCCGCCATATTCCCAAAG GTAATAGAAAGAAATTGATAGAGAAAGAAAGTAGCAGCAAGGAACAAAACCTTGTACTTTCAAATCCTCCTCAAGCTGCCAAGAACTTTAACTCTCCAAATCCATCCTTCAAAGCACCAATTATATCAGACTGTCTGAATCGTGGGAGATTG TACATTACCAGAACTTTTTTCAAGAACATCGAGCCAGGAACAAAAGCCACAATGTTAGAGGTTAACAATAGATGTTGGCCTGTGAAACTGCTTAATTATCCACATCTTGGGAGAGCGGCACTATCTGCAGGATGGAAGGCCTTTGCAAAGGACAATTCTCTGAATGTGGGAGATGTTTGCTCCTTTGAAATGATTAATACTAGTGATCAAACTCTGCTGATGAAGGTTTCCATTGCGAGGGATTCACCCATATGTTTACTAACTAATGGAGATGATGAAAAACTAGAATTCCCAGTGTCTAAGGTTGAAGAAACCAGAACTGAAATTCCCGTTAAGGTctcaagcaaaagaaaagagaaatcaCCATTATCATCTTCACAGCATCATAGGAAGATGAAAAATATAGAGAATTTCACTGACATAACAGGGGAAG GTACTATCGTTGaagtaaagaaagaaaagggtatTCATACTGAAATTCCTACTTTAATTGG GAGAGGGTCTGCCTGCTCACTGGAGGTGTCCGACATAAAGGAAAaacaatga
- the LOC136227602 gene encoding uncharacterized protein, with translation MFAIDSRGQVVLIGATNKVDAMDGALHRPGRFDLCRLNSTSGGSSMNVGMYLTLTAFAWFSGCCLSYGGWNVWLCHVCWSHASG, from the exons ATGTTTGCAATAG ATTCCAGAGGACAAGTAGTTTTGATTGGAGCAACCAACAAAGTTGATGCTATGGATGGAGCATTGCATCGTCCTGGTCGGTTTGATC TTTGTAGATTAAATTCAACATCTGGAGGAAGTTCTATGAATGTAGGCATGTATCTCACTCTGACGGCTTTTGCATGGTTCTCAG GTTGTTGTTTGTCCTATGGCGGTTGGAATGTTTGGCTATGCCATGTTTGTTGGAGTCACGCATCCGGCTAG